A single genomic interval of Rhododendron vialii isolate Sample 1 chromosome 3a, ASM3025357v1 harbors:
- the LOC131319733 gene encoding bidirectional sugar transporter SWEET3 isoform X2: protein MGERLRVAVGVMGNVASTLLFAAPILTFSRVIRKKSTEEFSCVPYIIALLNCLLYTWYGSPVVSLGWENLSLVTINGAGILLEISFILIFFWFASVRDKKVAMMIVPAILVFCVTATISAFLFHGHHHRKVFVGSVGLIASMAMYGSPLVVMKRVIKTKSVEFMPFYLSFFSFLASTLWLAYGLLSHDIVLASPNFVGTPSGILQLVLYFMYRKKGIMEEPHKPDIEKNGEKIKQQFQTLDTEDNNGKI, encoded by the exons ATGGGAGAAAGGCTTCGCGTGGCAGTTGGAGTGATGG GGAATGTGGCTTCGACATTACTTTTTGCTGCACCGAT ATTAACTTTTTCAAGGGTCATAAGAAAGAAAAGCACCGAGGAGTTTTCTTGTGTTCCTTACATCATTGCTCTACTGAATTGCTTACTTTATACTTGGTATGGCTCGCCTGTTGTAAGCCTTGGGTGGGAAAATTTATCTCTGGTCACCATTAATGGCGCAGGCATTCTTCTTGAAATCTCCTTCattctcatatttttttggttcgCTTCGGTCAGAGATAAG AAGGTAGCTATGATGATCGTACCTGCTATTTTAGTTTTCTGCGTCACCGCAACAATATCAGCTTTCCTATTCCATGGTCACCACCACCGCAAGGTGTTTGTTGGGAGCGTTGGACTCATAGCCTCGATGGCAATGTACGGCTCACCTTTGGTTGTCATG AAGCGAGTAATAAAAACGAAGAGTGTGGAATTTATGCCGTTCTACTTGTCATTTTTCTCATTCCTAGCTAGTACTCTTTGGCTGGCCTATGGACTGCTGAGCCATGATATAGTTCTTGCG TCTCCAAATTTTGTTGGCACCCCTTCGGGCATTCTCCAGCTTGTGCTGTACTTTATGTACAGGAAGAAGGGCATCATGGAAGAACCCCACAAACCGGATATAGAAAAGAATGGTGAGAAAATCAAGCAGCAGTTCCAGACCTTGGATACTGAAGATAATAATGGCAAGATTTGA
- the LOC131319733 gene encoding bidirectional sugar transporter SWEET3 isoform X1, with protein sequence MGERLRVAVGVMGNVASTLLFAAPILTFSRVIRKKSTEEFSCVPYIIALLNCLLYTWYGSPVVSLGWENLSLVTINGAGILLEISFILIFFWFASVRDKKKVAMMIVPAILVFCVTATISAFLFHGHHHRKVFVGSVGLIASMAMYGSPLVVMKRVIKTKSVEFMPFYLSFFSFLASTLWLAYGLLSHDIVLASPNFVGTPSGILQLVLYFMYRKKGIMEEPHKPDIEKNGEKIKQQFQTLDTEDNNGKI encoded by the exons ATGGGAGAAAGGCTTCGCGTGGCAGTTGGAGTGATGG GGAATGTGGCTTCGACATTACTTTTTGCTGCACCGAT ATTAACTTTTTCAAGGGTCATAAGAAAGAAAAGCACCGAGGAGTTTTCTTGTGTTCCTTACATCATTGCTCTACTGAATTGCTTACTTTATACTTGGTATGGCTCGCCTGTTGTAAGCCTTGGGTGGGAAAATTTATCTCTGGTCACCATTAATGGCGCAGGCATTCTTCTTGAAATCTCCTTCattctcatatttttttggttcgCTTCGGTCAGAGATAAG AAGAAGGTAGCTATGATGATCGTACCTGCTATTTTAGTTTTCTGCGTCACCGCAACAATATCAGCTTTCCTATTCCATGGTCACCACCACCGCAAGGTGTTTGTTGGGAGCGTTGGACTCATAGCCTCGATGGCAATGTACGGCTCACCTTTGGTTGTCATG AAGCGAGTAATAAAAACGAAGAGTGTGGAATTTATGCCGTTCTACTTGTCATTTTTCTCATTCCTAGCTAGTACTCTTTGGCTGGCCTATGGACTGCTGAGCCATGATATAGTTCTTGCG TCTCCAAATTTTGTTGGCACCCCTTCGGGCATTCTCCAGCTTGTGCTGTACTTTATGTACAGGAAGAAGGGCATCATGGAAGAACCCCACAAACCGGATATAGAAAAGAATGGTGAGAAAATCAAGCAGCAGTTCCAGACCTTGGATACTGAAGATAATAATGGCAAGATTTGA